The following are encoded in a window of Cyanobacteriota bacterium genomic DNA:
- a CDS encoding DNA methyltransferase, whose product MSTSSVLKPTAESTDDRSSPDLNQLRRDDRAIHDWYRFVLAYPPHLVQDYLQRFGITSEQQVLDPFCGTGTTIVECKKLGIPGIGVEANPMAWFAGSVKLDWEIDPNHLLTAALQIGEATTTALQSTLAPLRTLSAEEQKLMLKNSISPLPLHKTLVLREQIDRYAHYSGHKHLRLALAKALVTTISNLRFGPEVSVGKAKTDAAVVETWLEAVQVMVRDLQQVSGQRSPHNLIYQADSRQLFNVLPANAIDAVITSPPYPNEKDYTRATRLESVLLGFIRTRSELRAFKQGLVRSNTRNIYKTDTDHLWVSRHPEIQRIAAEIEARRIALGKTSGFERMYHRAVKLYFGGMARHLADLRHVLRPDAQLAYVVGDQKSYLQVMIPTGTLLADLAAALGYDVVGIDLFRTRMATATKEQMREEVVILRWPGVMPTQPYPFMSI is encoded by the coding sequence CATGACTGGTATCGATTTGTCTTGGCCTATCCGCCCCATCTTGTTCAAGACTACCTGCAACGATTTGGCATCACTTCTGAGCAACAGGTGTTGGATCCTTTCTGTGGCACAGGTACGACGATCGTCGAGTGCAAGAAACTAGGGATTCCCGGTATAGGGGTGGAGGCGAACCCGATGGCTTGGTTTGCTGGCTCCGTGAAGTTAGATTGGGAGATTGACCCCAATCATCTGCTCACAGCGGCTCTCCAAATTGGCGAGGCTACCACTACCGCCCTTCAGTCAACGTTGGCACCCCTGCGTACCCTCTCAGCAGAAGAACAGAAGCTGATGCTGAAAAACTCCATCAGTCCCCTGCCTCTCCACAAGACCCTAGTGCTGCGAGAGCAGATCGATCGTTATGCTCATTACTCTGGCCACAAGCACCTGCGCCTAGCCTTGGCCAAGGCCCTCGTGACCACTATTAGTAATCTGCGGTTTGGCCCTGAGGTAAGTGTGGGCAAAGCCAAGACGGATGCTGCTGTAGTAGAGACTTGGTTAGAGGCCGTGCAGGTCATGGTGAGGGATTTGCAACAAGTCAGCGGCCAGCGATCGCCCCACAACCTCATCTACCAGGCTGATTCCCGCCAACTGTTCAACGTCTTGCCTGCTAACGCCATTGACGCAGTGATTACCTCTCCACCTTATCCCAACGAAAAAGACTATACTCGTGCCACTCGCCTAGAATCGGTACTGCTTGGCTTCATTCGCACTCGATCTGAACTACGCGCTTTCAAACAGGGCTTAGTACGCTCCAACACACGCAATATTTACAAGACAGATACAGATCACCTCTGGGTATCTCGTCATCCAGAGATTCAGCGCATTGCTGCTGAGATTGAGGCACGCCGTATTGCTCTGGGCAAAACCAGTGGCTTCGAGCGCATGTACCATCGCGCTGTTAAACTGTACTTTGGTGGCATGGCTCGCCATCTGGCTGATTTACGCCATGTGCTGCGCCCCGACGCTCAGTTGGCCTACGTCGTCGGTGATCAAAAATCCTACCTGCAAGTGATGATTCCTACGGGCACCCTGTTGGCAGACTTAGCAGCGGCACTTGGCTATGACGTGGTAGGCATTGACTTGTTTCGTACGCGCATGGCAACCGCTACTAAAGAGCAAATGCGGGAGGAAGTTGTTATCCTACGTTGGCCCGGAGTTATGCCCACCCAACCCTATCCGTTTATGTCAATCTAG
- a CDS encoding DUF4007 family protein: protein MTVPSPLNPSPTESQPIFARHETFHPRFGWLKKGFDRATTDSKVFERDDAPVRLGVGKNMVRSIRYWCHAFKLLAADQPTEFGQQLLGEQGWDTYLEDPASLWLLHWMLLEPPCTATTWEFTFNRVNAVEFTVESLMKELRIYRDRQSPRTADSSLKKDVSCLLRMYSSQPAKSLASEDSLDCPFTQLGLIQATGETNAYAFRVGYKPTLPAAVIVYACLQYAARTVDSHSIPLAKLLYDEGSPGMVFKLTESVLWGAIDTIRSTVKSLGVSDAVGTLQFCFEDEPRSLATNILNHYYKGATGA, encoded by the coding sequence ATGACCGTCCCCTCACCCCTCAATCCCTCTCCCACGGAGTCACAGCCCATCTTTGCGCGGCATGAGACCTTTCACCCCCGATTTGGCTGGTTGAAGAAGGGTTTTGATCGTGCTACTACTGATTCCAAGGTTTTTGAGCGAGACGATGCCCCTGTGCGGTTAGGGGTAGGTAAGAATATGGTGCGATCGATCCGCTACTGGTGCCATGCCTTCAAGTTGCTCGCAGCAGATCAACCGACAGAGTTTGGTCAGCAGTTGCTAGGTGAACAAGGGTGGGACACCTACCTAGAAGATCCAGCATCCCTATGGTTATTGCATTGGATGTTATTAGAGCCGCCTTGCACCGCTACAACTTGGGAGTTTACGTTCAATCGGGTTAATGCGGTGGAATTTACGGTGGAGAGTTTGATGAAGGAACTACGGATTTATCGCGATCGTCAGTCTCCTCGCACGGCTGATTCATCCCTGAAAAAAGATGTGAGTTGTCTGTTGCGAATGTACAGTTCTCAGCCAGCCAAATCCCTTGCCAGTGAAGATTCCCTAGATTGTCCCTTCACTCAACTGGGTTTAATCCAAGCAACAGGAGAAACCAATGCCTACGCCTTCCGGGTAGGGTATAAGCCAACCTTGCCCGCAGCGGTCATTGTCTATGCCTGTCTACAATATGCTGCCAGAACGGTAGACAGCCACTCTATACCCCTGGCCAAGCTGCTCTACGATGAAGGTAGTCCAGGGATGGTGTTTAAGTTAACCGAAAGCGTGCTTTGGGGTGCGATCGACACCATCAGGTCTACGGTCAAATCCCTAGGGGTCTCTGATGCAGTTGGAACATTGCAATTTTGCTTTGAAGATGAACCACGATCGTTAGCAACAAATATTCTGAACCATTACTACAAGGGGGCTACAGGAGCTTAA